The following are encoded in a window of Halorubrum sp. PV6 genomic DNA:
- a CDS encoding IS6 family transposase, producing the protein MPKSDRLAGSTDWIDLEFVERERTPHEFIETGIQLHLAGLSLSNTKQYLEKLGVERSRTAIHNWIQKANLQPADGASPNRVAVDETAIQIDSDRFWLYAAVDPRTNKFLHVDVFPVQNQQFTLVFLRDLREKHHVDDALFFVDAGGHLTAALSRTSLRFQITRHGNRNAVERVFRKVKRRTSSFSNTFRNAEPTAAESWLRAFAVCWNRCLS; encoded by the coding sequence ATGCCCAAAAGCGACCGCCTCGCCGGCTCTACTGATTGGATCGACTTGGAGTTTGTGGAGCGAGAGCGGACACCCCACGAGTTCATTGAAACCGGTATTCAGCTCCACCTTGCTGGCCTATCACTTTCGAATACCAAACAGTATCTTGAGAAGTTGGGTGTCGAGCGAAGCCGCACAGCGATCCACAACTGGATTCAAAAGGCCAATCTACAGCCAGCTGACGGGGCAAGCCCGAATCGCGTTGCGGTCGACGAGACTGCGATTCAGATCGACTCAGACCGATTCTGGCTGTACGCTGCCGTCGATCCTCGTACAAATAAATTCCTCCACGTTGACGTATTTCCTGTCCAAAATCAACAATTCACTCTGGTGTTTCTCCGCGATCTCAGAGAGAAACACCATGTTGACGACGCGCTCTTTTTCGTTGACGCTGGCGGCCATCTCACAGCTGCGCTCTCACGAACCTCGCTTCGATTTCAAATCACTCGTCATGGAAATCGGAATGCTGTCGAACGTGTCTTTAGAAAAGTAAAACGCAGAACATCTTCGTTTTCAAATACGTTTAGAAATGCGGAGCCGACGGCGGCAGAATCGTGGCTCCGAGCCTTTGCCGTCTGCTGGAACCGATGCTTAAGTTAA
- a CDS encoding VOC family protein — MDLQIDHVTVAGRDLDRLVDAFSDAGLPVEYGGRHSNGVTHMAIVGFRDGSYIELISTLEPDAESPWWDDPIQGDGGPCAWAVDVNDIDTASADLRDRGIHVDGPSEYKRTREDGTLVEWDLTYLEEGDPGSTLPFLISDRTPRKRRVQPTGDLASSSITGVDTVILGVGDLDAGIAEFEKAFDADGPEIGNSDIFDAKTASFPGLPVVLAEPRGDGQLAERLAAFSPRPVAYLLGEEQRTEDAERMLPLDDSTTGSLADRTVEWLSVTYPSGYPYLGIVDIEP; from the coding sequence ATGGACCTCCAAATCGACCATGTCACGGTCGCAGGACGAGATCTGGACCGTCTCGTCGATGCATTCAGCGATGCTGGCCTCCCGGTGGAGTACGGCGGCCGTCACTCGAACGGCGTCACGCACATGGCAATTGTTGGGTTTCGGGACGGAAGCTACATCGAACTCATTTCGACGCTAGAGCCTGACGCCGAGTCGCCGTGGTGGGACGATCCTATTCAGGGAGATGGCGGCCCATGTGCCTGGGCCGTCGACGTTAACGATATTGATACCGCGAGTGCTGACCTCCGCGACCGGGGCATCCACGTCGACGGCCCCTCGGAGTACAAACGGACTCGAGAGGATGGAACGCTTGTTGAGTGGGATCTTACCTACCTCGAGGAAGGCGATCCAGGCTCGACGCTCCCGTTTCTCATCAGCGACCGAACTCCCCGCAAACGGCGGGTCCAGCCGACAGGTGATCTGGCATCGTCGTCGATCACTGGAGTCGATACGGTCATTCTTGGCGTCGGTGACCTCGACGCCGGAATCGCAGAGTTTGAGAAGGCATTCGACGCGGACGGACCAGAGATTGGTAACAGCGACATTTTTGACGCCAAGACGGCATCGTTCCCCGGACTCCCGGTGGTGCTTGCAGAACCACGCGGCGACGGCCAACTCGCAGAGCGGCTTGCGGCCTTCAGCCCCCGACCAGTCGCGTATCTGCTCGGTGAGGAGCAACGGACAGAGGACGCCGAACGAATGCTACCGTTAGACGACAGCACTACGGGTTCGCTTGCCGACCGAACTGTCGAGTGGCTCTCTGTAACCTACCCGTCGGGGTATCCGTATCTCGGGATTGTCGACATAGAACCCTAG
- a CDS encoding ABC transporter ATP-binding protein, translating into MSLLDVVDLDAGYGDLQVLSGVDLHVDDGEYVTIVGPNGAGKSTVMKTIVGIATCLGGSIEYQGTDISGLSPEEVVRERIGYVPQTDNVFPTLTVEENLRLGAYVLDEMPTDRKRDVYDRFPALAGRTDEDAGSLSGGQQQMLAMGCALMLDPDVLLLDEPSAGLAPDLVDDMFDRVDEINEAGTTILMVEQNAKEALRRCDRGYVLANGENRYEDDGDSLLNDEDVRREFLGG; encoded by the coding sequence ATGAGCCTGCTTGATGTCGTCGATCTTGACGCGGGATACGGCGACCTTCAAGTTCTCTCTGGCGTTGATCTCCACGTCGACGACGGCGAGTACGTGACAATTGTCGGGCCAAACGGCGCCGGCAAATCGACGGTGATGAAAACGATTGTCGGGATTGCGACCTGTCTAGGCGGGTCGATCGAGTACCAAGGGACGGACATCTCTGGGCTGTCCCCAGAGGAGGTAGTCCGCGAGCGGATCGGCTACGTCCCACAAACGGACAACGTCTTCCCGACGCTGACTGTCGAGGAGAACCTGCGGCTCGGCGCGTACGTGCTCGACGAGATGCCGACCGACCGCAAACGCGATGTCTACGATCGCTTCCCGGCGCTCGCCGGCCGAACAGATGAGGATGCTGGTTCCCTCTCAGGCGGCCAACAGCAGATGCTTGCGATGGGGTGTGCGCTGATGCTCGATCCCGACGTGTTGCTCTTAGACGAGCCCAGTGCGGGGCTCGCACCCGATCTCGTCGACGACATGTTCGACCGGGTAGACGAGATCAACGAGGCGGGCACCACGATCCTCATGGTGGAACAAAATGCGAAAGAGGCGTTGCGACGCTGCGATCGCGGCTACGTCCTCGCCAACGGGGAGAACCGCTACGAGGATGACGGCGACTCGCTCCTCAATGATGAGGACGTTCGTCGGGAGTTCCTCGGCGGATAA
- a CDS encoding ABC transporter ATP-binding protein, with the protein MSLLSAEGLVKEFGGLRAIDGLSVSIEDGELVGVMGPNGAGKSTFFNCVSGVISPDGGTVSLKGSDVTGDSPESLAHRGLVRTFQNTRELETMTVRDNVRLAAPDQPGERTLPALLRSGSMQEREGTVRERADELIEMFELDHLADEYSSNLSGGQRKLLELARTLMLDPDVLMLDEPFAGVNPTLTREIADHVRDLNEDGMTVVIIEHELETLTELVDRLIVLQQGQLLVEGDPEMVLKDERVIEAYLGGDAK; encoded by the coding sequence ATGAGCCTCCTCTCCGCGGAGGGCCTCGTGAAGGAGTTCGGGGGCCTGCGAGCGATAGACGGGCTTTCGGTGTCGATAGAAGACGGAGAGCTCGTCGGCGTGATGGGACCCAACGGCGCAGGAAAATCGACGTTCTTCAACTGCGTCAGCGGCGTCATCTCACCCGACGGCGGCACCGTCAGTCTCAAAGGCTCCGACGTGACGGGCGATTCGCCCGAGTCATTGGCACATCGTGGGTTGGTGCGGACGTTCCAGAACACCCGCGAGTTGGAGACGATGACGGTCCGAGACAACGTGCGGCTCGCCGCTCCAGACCAGCCGGGCGAACGGACGCTTCCCGCGCTGCTTCGCAGCGGTTCAATGCAGGAGCGAGAGGGGACCGTCCGAGAGCGGGCAGATGAACTGATCGAGATGTTCGAACTGGATCACCTCGCCGACGAATACAGCAGCAACCTGTCCGGCGGCCAACGGAAGCTGCTTGAGCTCGCGCGTACGCTGATGCTCGATCCAGACGTACTCATGCTCGATGAGCCGTTCGCGGGCGTCAACCCGACGTTGACTCGTGAGATTGCAGACCACGTGCGCGACCTCAACGAGGACGGGATGACGGTCGTAATCATTGAACACGAGCTCGAAACGTTGACTGAGCTCGTTGACCGGCTAATCGTCCTCCAACAAGGGCAACTGCTCGTTGAGGGTGACCCGGAGATGGTCCTCAAAGACGAGCGTGTGATCGAGGCGTATCTCGGCGGTGATGCCAAATGA
- a CDS encoding branched-chain amino acid ABC transporter permease: MSVLDRLPSGRGDRALIAGLVCLLLGALFAVTPLRAQLPSALYVFVEVGILFVIYGILVLGLDLQYGHTGLVNFGHVVFFAVGAYATAMLTAQDTFAGIGLGYPWPLGLAVGVIAAAILGAAVSLTSIRLRGDFLAIVTLATAEIFHSIFVNFENIFGGNVGILGVPRPIASLVSDSDTRLVATLLVLGGVTLVTLAVVTRLTDAPYGRVLRAIRADELVTRSVGKSTITYKTQAFVYGAALAGLAGGLFALYNGAVAPGFFTIQVTVTVWIGMLLGGAANHRAVLAGLSIIMGLRLISRFALNVTPVSGDVFASIRLIVVGLILVAVIRYRPAGIWGDPQELGVDQ, encoded by the coding sequence GTGAGCGTTCTCGATCGGCTCCCATCCGGACGCGGAGACCGAGCCCTGATTGCGGGACTCGTCTGTCTCCTCCTCGGCGCGCTGTTCGCGGTGACGCCACTTCGCGCCCAACTCCCGAGCGCGCTCTACGTCTTCGTCGAAGTCGGGATCCTCTTTGTGATCTACGGGATCCTCGTACTGGGGCTTGACCTTCAGTACGGTCACACCGGCCTCGTCAACTTTGGCCACGTCGTCTTCTTTGCAGTCGGTGCGTACGCGACTGCGATGCTCACGGCACAGGACACATTTGCGGGGATCGGCTTGGGGTATCCCTGGCCGTTAGGGCTCGCCGTCGGTGTGATCGCGGCCGCGATCCTCGGGGCAGCCGTCAGCCTCACCTCGATCCGACTCCGCGGCGACTTCCTCGCGATCGTGACGCTTGCGACAGCGGAGATATTCCACTCAATCTTCGTCAACTTCGAGAACATCTTCGGCGGGAACGTCGGCATCCTCGGCGTGCCACGACCGATCGCTTCGCTCGTCTCCGACAGCGACACCCGCCTCGTCGCCACGCTTCTCGTCTTGGGTGGGGTCACCCTCGTCACTCTCGCGGTCGTCACTCGACTGACCGATGCGCCGTACGGGCGCGTCCTCCGGGCGATCCGGGCTGACGAACTCGTGACGCGCTCCGTGGGGAAATCCACGATAACCTACAAAACGCAAGCGTTCGTCTACGGCGCGGCACTTGCGGGCCTCGCCGGAGGGTTGTTCGCGCTGTACAACGGTGCGGTCGCACCCGGCTTCTTCACGATTCAGGTAACGGTCACCGTCTGGATCGGGATGCTACTCGGCGGCGCAGCGAACCACCGAGCAGTGCTCGCCGGGTTGTCGATAATTATGGGGCTTCGGCTCATCTCCCGGTTCGCACTCAACGTGACGCCGGTCTCCGGCGACGTGTTCGCCTCAATTCGGCTCATCGTCGTCGGCCTGATCCTCGTTGCAGTAATCCGCTATCGCCCTGCCGGAATCTGGGGCGACCCGCAGGAGTTGGGGGTGGACCAATGA
- a CDS encoding branched-chain amino acid ABC transporter permease, translated as MGLLQEIIFGLVTGSYIAIAAIGFTLIYGIVNMINFAYGEYISIGAFIGFLAAHTLPGPLPVAVVVAMIGGGVVSIILARGFFTPINHTGPVPMLLTSIGLGIVLRNGLRLVGGRSARYFETETSTFQFDAIPDLPVGPVDLLGGFFVTSEQLVVVGSAVAVFASIHLLLTRTDVGIAMRAMGDDESLARVRGIDTQLIRDSVWVLAGVLAGLAGVLMAVQTNVSADTGFSHILQILSAAILGGAGSPYGAILGAYVIGLVLAVSTAFLPSSMTGLSSAVAFVILIAVLLIKPSGIAGTEVREA; from the coding sequence ATGGGGCTACTTCAGGAGATCATCTTCGGACTGGTCACCGGGTCATATATCGCGATCGCTGCGATCGGGTTTACACTGATCTACGGGATCGTGAACATGATCAACTTCGCGTACGGGGAGTACATCTCCATCGGTGCCTTCATCGGGTTCCTCGCCGCGCATACCCTGCCCGGCCCGCTTCCAGTCGCGGTCGTCGTGGCGATGATCGGCGGTGGCGTCGTCAGTATCATCTTGGCCCGTGGGTTTTTCACCCCGATCAACCACACCGGACCGGTCCCGATGTTGTTGACATCGATCGGCCTCGGAATCGTTCTCCGGAATGGACTCCGACTCGTTGGCGGCCGAAGCGCCCGCTACTTCGAGACAGAGACGTCGACGTTCCAGTTTGACGCGATTCCGGACCTTCCGGTCGGACCCGTCGACCTCCTCGGCGGCTTCTTCGTCACATCCGAACAGCTGGTTGTGGTGGGGTCAGCAGTGGCGGTGTTCGCGTCCATCCATCTCTTGTTGACCCGAACAGACGTGGGAATCGCGATGCGGGCGATGGGCGACGACGAAAGCTTAGCGCGCGTTCGCGGTATCGACACCCAGTTGATCCGCGACAGCGTCTGGGTGCTCGCCGGCGTTCTCGCCGGACTCGCAGGCGTGCTGATGGCGGTCCAGACGAACGTCAGCGCCGACACCGGGTTCAGCCACATCCTGCAGATACTCTCTGCAGCCATCCTCGGCGGGGCTGGAAGCCCGTACGGGGCGATCCTCGGAGCGTACGTCATCGGCCTTGTGTTGGCCGTCTCGACGGCGTTCCTCCCCTCGTCGATGACCGGCTTGTCGTCTGCGGTGGCGTTCGTGATTCTGATCGCCGTACTGCTCATCAAACCCAGCGGGATTGCCGGAACAGAGGTGCGTGAGGCGTGA
- a CDS encoding ABC transporter substrate-binding protein, whose translation MPLDITERVDRRAFLTLAGSGGIAGLSGCIGFGGDEESSDGGDGSGSDGSDSDGGDSGDDAPDTIVFGQPGALSGSFDFLQPGVSQAADAAVRHINEAGGPLGAELELVRRDTAVDPQEARTVATQLVENDNAAAIVGLFSSEINPLWDYLQDLRTPIVTPWPGSTFLDTRGGDKGTPSDVSDDEWVWRTVVGDTVHTGGSAVYALEEGFETLGIINGNTEGERSYVDGFLSVYEQNGGTVAERVEVELGSSSYQSALSRLFDADFDAFLVSMPQESAITALSDWSDGGYGRQPILSDTLAQQAVIDQVGSDLHGAWVASPGRSGPSYDTFEDIYNEEGDAEINGWTPPSWDSVQVTALAIERAGSTDPEAIQKNLGPVSRGEGTTVSTFAEGKEALANGEEITYRGAATPTDFTEHGNVFGSVTISTAESGGFVETTEVAAEDVREYVAEGEY comes from the coding sequence ATGCCATTAGATATCACGGAACGTGTGGATCGTCGAGCCTTTCTGACCCTCGCCGGAAGCGGAGGCATTGCCGGCCTTTCAGGCTGTATCGGATTTGGCGGCGATGAAGAGAGTAGCGATGGCGGTGACGGCAGCGGGAGTGACGGTAGTGACAGCGACGGTGGCGATAGCGGCGATGACGCTCCAGATACGATCGTCTTCGGACAACCCGGTGCGCTGTCTGGCTCATTCGACTTCCTTCAGCCCGGTGTGTCGCAGGCGGCTGACGCCGCAGTCCGCCACATCAACGAGGCTGGCGGGCCTCTCGGTGCGGAGCTAGAGCTCGTTCGCCGAGACACCGCCGTCGACCCGCAGGAAGCACGGACCGTCGCGACGCAGTTGGTCGAAAACGACAACGCCGCCGCGATTGTTGGTCTCTTCTCGAGTGAGATCAACCCGCTGTGGGACTACCTTCAGGACCTCCGAACGCCCATCGTCACCCCGTGGCCGGGGTCGACGTTCCTCGACACCCGCGGCGGTGACAAGGGAACCCCCAGCGACGTGAGTGACGATGAGTGGGTGTGGCGGACCGTTGTCGGAGACACCGTCCACACTGGTGGGAGCGCCGTCTATGCGCTTGAAGAAGGGTTCGAGACGCTCGGAATCATCAACGGCAACACCGAGGGCGAGCGGAGCTACGTCGACGGATTCCTCTCCGTCTACGAGCAGAACGGGGGGACTGTCGCCGAACGAGTGGAGGTCGAACTGGGGAGTTCGAGCTATCAGTCGGCGCTTAGCCGGCTCTTTGACGCCGACTTCGACGCCTTCCTCGTGAGCATGCCGCAGGAGTCGGCGATCACGGCTCTCAGTGACTGGTCCGACGGCGGCTATGGGCGTCAGCCCATCCTCTCGGACACCCTGGCACAGCAGGCTGTTATCGATCAGGTCGGCAGTGACCTCCACGGCGCGTGGGTCGCCTCACCCGGTCGTTCAGGCCCGAGCTACGACACATTCGAGGACATTTATAACGAAGAAGGTGACGCCGAGATCAACGGCTGGACGCCGCCATCGTGGGACTCCGTCCAGGTAACTGCGCTCGCTATCGAGCGCGCCGGCTCAACGGACCCCGAGGCGATCCAGAAAAACCTCGGTCCCGTGAGTCGCGGCGAGGGGACGACTGTCAGCACCTTCGCGGAAGGTAAGGAAGCGCTCGCCAACGGTGAGGAGATCACCTACCGAGGTGCCGCGACGCCAACGGACTTCACCGAGCACGGCAACGTCTTCGGGAGTGTGACGATCAGCACTGCCGAGTCCGGTGGCTTCGTCGAAACCACCGAGGTCGCCGCCGAAGATGTCCGTGAGTACGTCGCGGAAGGCGAATACTAA
- a CDS encoding ornithine cyclodeaminase family protein, producing the protein MMLVLSAAEVDKNLELARLVDVVDDALVKQAAGEVERPHRPHFPVGAGLDGDEAIGTGIAMPAYVHGADHYATKLVGVHEGNAKQGLPTINAQVVLTEARTGLPKALMAGTTITNARTGCIGAVSVRALAPEPDGDSLTLGIVGAGAQARWQAKAIETVATLSDVRIYSPSESRTTCATDLREADIPARAVDTSRDAVEGADVVVTATTATEPVFPPDALGAGSLVVAVGAFTAEMQELDSQILERAEQTFADVPDEAAETGDLLASHLDADDLIELGVPLTEGYVRKSPDGVVVVVSVGSATLDAAAGETIYREAVEADDGTEVPL; encoded by the coding sequence ATGATGCTCGTCCTTTCCGCAGCGGAAGTCGACAAAAATCTTGAACTTGCGAGGCTCGTTGACGTAGTCGATGACGCATTAGTCAAACAGGCTGCTGGCGAGGTTGAACGCCCCCACCGACCGCATTTCCCAGTCGGTGCGGGTCTCGACGGCGACGAAGCCATCGGAACCGGGATCGCGATGCCAGCCTACGTTCACGGGGCGGACCACTACGCGACGAAACTCGTCGGCGTTCACGAGGGGAACGCAAAGCAAGGACTCCCGACGATCAATGCCCAGGTCGTCCTCACGGAAGCTCGGACGGGCCTCCCGAAGGCGTTGATGGCAGGGACGACAATTACGAACGCTCGGACCGGCTGTATCGGGGCGGTTTCCGTCAGGGCCTTGGCACCGGAACCGGATGGAGACAGTCTTACACTCGGAATCGTGGGAGCAGGCGCGCAGGCACGGTGGCAGGCGAAAGCGATTGAGACCGTGGCGACGCTTTCGGATGTCCGCATCTACTCACCGAGCGAGTCGCGAACGACGTGTGCAACAGATCTGCGCGAGGCGGATATTCCAGCCCGTGCAGTGGACACGTCGAGAGACGCCGTGGAGGGAGCCGATGTGGTCGTGACCGCGACGACTGCGACCGAACCCGTCTTCCCACCTGACGCACTCGGTGCGGGGAGTCTCGTCGTCGCGGTCGGCGCGTTTACGGCGGAGATGCAAGAACTCGACTCGCAGATCCTTGAGCGCGCCGAGCAGACATTCGCCGACGTTCCTGACGAGGCCGCAGAGACCGGCGACCTCCTTGCAAGCCATCTCGACGCCGACGATCTGATCGAACTCGGTGTGCCTCTGACAGAGGGGTACGTGCGAAAATCGCCTGATGGGGTGGTGGTTGTGGTTAGCGTTGGATCCGCTACCCTTGATGCTGCAGCGGGCGAGACAATCTACCGAGAGGCGGTTGAGGCAGATGACGGGACTGAGGTTCCACTGTAG
- a CDS encoding FAD-binding oxidoreductase has product MDTLVVGGGVVGLAAAYSLADRGANVTLVEKGSLGAGSTTRSAGGIRSQFSTRVNVELSLASKAVWNAFEERFGVDIGLRKNGYLFVARSEETAAKFRENVAMQRELGAESELLTPAEATEHCPGLDPDPFVAATYNSTDGIADPNLALQGYAEAARELGVDIRTKTAVTTLHREGDRVVGAELRAVDAKESERHAVDCVVNAAGAWAPTVAAMAGVDLPISPRRRQIAVVEPTSPVSESVPLTIDLETGSYFRPEREGLALVGGQFDETADPDQDPDAYDEGMDIEWAAQAVENADAYTEYFGLDTRIKRGWAGLYAVTLDRHPIVEESIPGLVTVAGFSGHGFQHAPASGQIVADLIVDGGTDLTDISPLSRDRFENGETISEQSVA; this is encoded by the coding sequence ATGGACACACTCGTTGTCGGCGGGGGCGTCGTCGGGCTTGCAGCCGCGTACTCGTTGGCTGATCGCGGCGCAAACGTGACATTAGTCGAGAAGGGGTCGCTCGGAGCTGGGAGCACCACTCGTTCGGCCGGCGGGATCCGATCGCAGTTCTCGACGCGCGTGAATGTCGAACTCTCACTCGCTAGCAAGGCGGTTTGGAACGCCTTCGAGGAGCGGTTCGGTGTAGATATCGGGCTCCGGAAGAACGGCTATCTGTTTGTAGCCCGAAGTGAAGAAACCGCTGCGAAGTTCCGCGAGAACGTTGCAATGCAGCGCGAACTCGGTGCCGAAAGCGAACTGCTCACGCCCGCAGAGGCGACAGAGCACTGCCCTGGGCTCGACCCAGACCCGTTCGTTGCGGCGACGTACAACTCCACCGACGGGATCGCCGATCCGAACCTTGCCCTCCAGGGGTATGCCGAGGCTGCCCGCGAGTTAGGTGTCGACATCCGAACGAAAACGGCGGTCACAACACTCCACCGCGAGGGCGACCGTGTCGTCGGCGCTGAGCTCCGAGCGGTGGACGCCAAAGAGTCCGAGCGGCACGCGGTCGACTGCGTCGTCAACGCTGCAGGCGCGTGGGCCCCGACAGTCGCTGCCATGGCTGGCGTTGATCTCCCGATTTCGCCTCGACGACGGCAGATCGCTGTGGTCGAGCCGACTTCCCCAGTCTCTGAGTCAGTTCCACTGACAATCGATCTTGAGACGGGGTCGTACTTCCGCCCCGAGCGAGAGGGCTTGGCGCTTGTCGGGGGGCAGTTTGACGAAACTGCTGACCCTGACCAAGACCCCGACGCCTACGACGAGGGAATGGATATCGAATGGGCAGCGCAAGCGGTGGAAAACGCCGATGCGTACACCGAGTACTTCGGACTCGATACCCGGATCAAACGGGGCTGGGCCGGGCTGTACGCGGTCACACTGGATCGACACCCGATTGTCGAGGAGTCGATCCCCGGTCTCGTCACCGTCGCTGGCTTCTCTGGTCACGGGTTCCAGCACGCACCCGCTTCTGGACAGATTGTCGCCGACCTCATCGTTGACGGGGGGACGGATCTCACGGATATCTCGCCGCTCTCACGGGATCGGTTTGAGAATGGTGAGACGATCAGCGAACAAAGCGTCGCATAA